ACTACCGTTTCATATTGGCATGGTGTATGTTCATATTCGATGAAACACCAAAGTCATTTGATGCATAATCTCTTGACATATGTAAGTTATGCCTTATGAATAAAACTTTGCATTCTGGTAAAACAGAATGTGCACTAAAATTGTTTTCAGTatcatacataatgatgtattggATATCATCAAGTAGTGGATATCATTGTTTCGTAGACCTCATTGTTGATTTAAGTGAATATATGTATTTGCTAAATGAAACGTAAGTCTGAAACTATTTGATGGGATCAAGAAATTTCAGAATAAAGAAGGGTTTAGTTAACAAGAAAAACGAGTCTCCAAGTGTCAAAGTGGCACAATAAAGAAGGAGCAAAGTTTGTATTGCTAAACATGGTACCTTCTTGAGAAAGAGGTTCTCGTTAAGGGTGTTCATGGAAGAAAGTAAAACAAAACCAAAGGTAATTGACCTTACCTCCAAGTGTCAAAGTGGCGCAACGGAACATGTTCCGGAACCAAAACTATGCGAATAGAGGAAAGACAAATTGATAATGATCATGGTGTCTTAGTATAAGTTTTACAAAAGTGAGTAGGATTCAAGAATACATTCTGCCTCTTCGCAAAATAATATTCATGATTCACTTTTCCTGGAATAAGACATACCTACGAACTACAAAGAAGCGACAAGCGACAGTGGACCTAAATGCGAGAAATGACTCCGAGTCATGAAATCCTATATTAAGTTCCATTTAAGATTTTAAACTATTTttatacttgatcttattaagtaAAGATGTTACTTAATCTTCCTTAGAAGAAATGAAATTTTAAGAAAAACATAAAGCACAAAGGatgttttcaaaaattcaaaatGTTGACTACAAAAGTGTAGCGATGCTTGAGTCATATGGGTTGTAACTAGCAATTACTTCAATTCGTGAATTGATATAAGTTTGTCAAAAACTACATCTCCTTCAATACTTGTATTATAGAAGAGTTGTAATTGATACAACGAGCAGGATTTGCCAAATCACATGGATGCTAGTGTATCACAACTAAAATCTTCGATTTGATGGATTATAAAAGGATTTTTGGGATTACCAAAATATCAAGAAGACATGCAAGAAATTGAGTGGGAGCTAATATAGCCCTCCTGATCTTCTTATGTGTAGATGACACATTTAAGTGATAGCTGAATAGTCTTCCTAATCTTATGTGTAGAGTCACATGTTGAGTGAGACCAAAGGGATTCCAAATCATCATAATGGAGATGACACAAGTTGAGTGGGAGCTAAGTGATTTTCCTGGACTCATATGTGACTAACATATTTTGAGTGGGAGTTGAGCGCGTTTTTCCTGATCTTATATATGTGGCTAACATATTTGAGTGGGATCTTAACGATAttcttatatgtagatgacatattatgaaTTCTATAAGTGGTACTTATGATTATTGATAATGATAGTAAATATTGTATGAATGAAGTTCAAAATCAAAACGTTAAAAGGTTTACCGAGATGGACCAACATAATGTTACTCAAAGTTCTTGGCTAGAAGAACATGTTCCGAAGTGATTTATGAGTTAATCACTGAACATAGTTTTAGTTATGTGTTTTCCCGTGTTTGGTTATAAGTAACTGAGAATATTTTCATAAATCTGTAAAAGACGGTAAACTTGAACGTAAGTTGTTACGCTAGTGCAAGTTGTGCTGACCTGAAAGATTGGAAAACTCACACTAGTAAAAAGCCGTAAGTTGAACATCTTCAGAATCTAAACTTGGGCGCCAAGGTCGCCATGGCCAGTGCGGCATGCACATGTTCCTGCTCCGACGCTAGCGCCCCTCCTACCGGAACTGGTCATGGCTGCGGGAGCCACTAGTCTTCATCAATCTGGTCGACAGTCCGGCACAAACCCTATCTATGgtttagtttattttacttttcCCCTTTTCTACTCTATGTAAATTGTattttaatttatgaaatatTATGAAAATGGGTCATTACCtccgacccaaatagaccaagggcCGGGCACCGTAGCATTTCTGTCTGTAGCCCGACCTAAACAAATGAAAGCAGGTACATTTGGTGTTTAAATGGGTGAGGGTGCCTTTCCAGGATTCAAGCAAAGATGTATGCAAGTTACATATCATCATTGAAGTTGGAACTCACGTAGACAACATTCCTTGCCTTATATCCAGACACTCAGTGATTCACATTACACGACCACATCCTATTCATTATTCACGTGCTATAGTAATACTGTTTACTTCACAGGAGAGACTACGTTTCTTCAGAAATAGTATAAGGCTATCGATCGCTGCCAGCTTGCTAGACATCCATCCGTATAACGATGGAGCGGAACAGGGTCATTGTCTGGGAACACCAGAGAGCAGGTTGAGGAAGCAGGAGCTCGCGAGCTGCCCGTTAATCTCAAGGGAGGGTCCTCCTCGAGATGACATCAAACGACAGGCCATTCTCCTCGAGGCGCTTCTGGAGATCCGTGGGGCCGAAGACGGCGCCTGGAGTATACACCCCGCCTTTCGGCAGGTTGCCTCGCTGGCTCAGCAGGACGAGGGCGGACTGGATGAGTACGATCGGGGTGGTGATGTACCCGATCTCCGGCCCCGAAACCCTGGTCACGATCTCCTTGTCCGGCTTGCCTCCACGTCCCGCCGCGCGGGTTGAGTCACCGTAGCCGTGCCCAACGAACCACATCTTGAAGGAGGCGCTGCTGACCTCTGCCTCCGTCGGCCCGCTCTTTCTGAACCATCCCATGGAGAAGAGCGCAGGGAACTTTAGCAGGAGAGACCTGCCAAAGGAGAAACCCCCAAGAATGCCAATGAACAGCCCGGTACAGATCATCGGGATAACGCCCAGGATGGAACGTGTGCCGATCTTCACGCCGAAGTGTGCTGGTTTGACGGAGGACCAGAACTCCTGCCTGCGCTCGGCGAAATCTGGGGTTTCTTCCACGCCGGGAAGGCCCTCGGGATGCTGGGTCACCTTTGATAGGGTTCTCTTCACAACCACTGTGTCAGCAGAAGGCAACTTCATCACCCACAGTCCTAGTGCCTTGTCATGCTTAATCAGTGGTCCTGTGGGAGGTGGAGGCCCTGGGATCTGCATAAAAGGAGAAACTTCAGTATCAAACATCACTGCAAACATTGGATTCAGAGTTCAAGATTATGGCAAGTGCGGTGGACACTTTTTCACTGGGATCTTTGTACTACAAATTATTACAAAACATAAAAATATACCCATGTACCTGCATGATCAATCACAAACATCAGAACAGGTAAAAACACCAGAGACCTAGGTTGTGATCTCAGTTAAATAAATGCAAGATCTGCTTTATCTTCACCCAGAATTCACAATTGTGGGGTTAGAGTTAGTAAGATGAAAATACACAATGACCTTGACATTTGTATCTCCTAcatggttttaaaggcgtcgCCTAGGCGTCGCCTTAGGGACGCCTAGGCGTCCAAGCGCTCCCCCTCCGCCTTAGAAAAACACCCGCCTTAGGCGCCTAGGCGTCCAAAGCGTCCGCCTAGGCGTCGCCTAAGCGTCAGAGCGCCCCCCCTTCGCCTTAGGACGCCTTGGCGCCTTTAAAACCATGATCTCCTAACAGCCTCGTGATGTTTATTCACCAATAGCTTCTGCTCCCTTTAAGATTTTGGGGTTTCCAGAGTGGAAAATAGTTTTTTTATGATATTTACTGCATGTTGATCAGGAACATGACAGCAGATGATACAGCTAAAAGGTTGAAGCCAACGGTCCATGCTCAAGATGCTTTATCATAAACTTGAATATCGAATATGTTTTCGACATTGACTGAATTCAACTAAAATAATGACAACTGGCAATACAAACCAAACAATACTGTCATTAGGTACGGACAGATCTATCATAACCTCTATGGCTCAAATTATCAAGGAGCCCTTCCCTGCCATATAATGTCTTCAACTTTCAGCAAAGGGCAGTGGGATTTCCATTCCTACTATACTTCTCATTTCCTAAGAGTTGACCATGGAAAGAAATGGAAGATCAAAACATGCTATGGAGGTCCacgaacaactcctcatgtgaatACTATAAACTATGAACTTCTGCCAATGAGTAATAGGCCCCCAGGACGTGGCAGTAGCAAGTAGCAAACACCAAATGAAATCGTGAATCTTTGTTAATGGGATTAAAGGCAAACATGGAGTATTTATCTACTAATATATGGCAGAATATAATATGAAACATTTAGAGACACACACTGTTCATGAAGTAGCACACTTAGAAATATCCACACTACAAAAGGCTTGGTAGCCATCATTTACATGTGACAGCACCAAGGTTTTACTGAGCTGAAGGATATGTGTTAGCAGTTGGTTCACAATATATGTCAACTGATTTTATAGTGGTTACCAGATAGGAGTAGGCAGTTGGCACGGCATACATGACCATACAAAAGAATGGAAGATAACAGGCAACTCCTCAAACAGGTGTATTCCATATTACGAACTATGAACTTATTACATATGAATATTAGGCCCCAAGGACATGGTAGTAGCAAGTAGCAACTTCAAATCAAAGCGTGAATCATTATTAAGGATATTAAATGCAAACATGCAGTATTTACAATTTATCTACCAAAAAATATGACTCAATATGAAACACCCAGTCTTCATGAAGTAGCACATACATTTATACAACATAAGACATGGTAGAAAATCATTTACATGTGACAGCACAAAGGTTTTTCTGAGCTGAAGGATTATTTAGTAGCTAGCAGTTGGCCCATGATATATGTCAACTGATTTAATGGTGGTTAACTACTTAATTGGTTGGAGTAGGCAGTTGGCACAACATACATGACTACAGAATAAATAAGTATACATAATAATTAACTGGTTTTCAGAATGGCAATAGTTTTTTTATGATATTTACTGCCTGCTGACCAGGAATATGACTGCAGATGATACAGTTAAAGGTTGGAGCCAATGGTTCAGGCTCAAGATGCTTTATCATAAACTATAATGCCAAATATGTTTTCAACATTGACTGAATGCAACTAAAATAATGACAGCTGGTAATACAGACCAAACAATATTGTCATTAGGTAAAAACAGATTTATCATAACCTCTGTGGCTCAAATTATTCAAGGAGCCCTTCCCTGCCTTATAATGTCTTCATCTTTCAGTAAACAGATGTGGGTTTTCCAGTCCTACTATATTTCTCACTTCCTAGGAGTTGAACATGGAAAGAAATGGAAGATCAAAACACGCTATGGAGGTCAACAAACAACTCCTCATGCGAATATCATAAACTATGAACTTCTGCAAATGGAAGCAGTAGCAAGTAGCAAACACCAAATGAAATTGTGATTCATTGTTAAGGGGATTAAAGGCAAACATGGAGCATTTATCTACCAATAAAATATGGGAAAAGGCTAATGTGATACACTTAGAAATACCCACTCTTCATGAAATAGCACATATACTTACACCACAAAAGACTTGGTAGCCATCATTTACATGTGACAGCACCAAGGTTTCACTGAGCTGAAGGATTATGTAGTAGTTAGCAGTTAGTTCATGATATATGACTGATTTTACAGTGGTTGACGGGTAGGAGGTAGGCAGTTGGCACACAACATACATGACCATACAAAAGAATGGAAAATAACAGGCAACTCCTCAAACAGGTGTATTCGATATAGCAAACTATAAACTTCTACAAATGGATAATAGGCCCCAACGATACCAAGTAGCAACTTCAAATCAAAGTGTTAATCGTTATTAAGGGTATTAAATGCAAACATGCAGTATTTATTATCTACCAAAAAATTATGGCAATAGGGCAATGTGAGTTAGTAATATGAAATACCCAGTCTTCATTAAGTAGCACATACATTCACACAACATAAGGCATGGTAGAAATCATTTACATGTTCGCACCAAGGTTTTTCTGAGCTGGATTATTTAGTATTCCATGGTACTATCTGTCAACTAATTTTATGGTGGTTAACTGGTTGGAGTAGGCAGTTGGCACAGCATGACCGTACAAAATAATTAACTGTAAAATTGTGATGCCTTGAAACAAAGGTATTGGTCAGTAGTAGGCAATATATAATGTTTTTGCATGAAAGCAAAGTAAATATTACCAAGTTTGTTGACAAGTAGCAATAAACCATATGTACCCCAGATATACCGTATATTCTCAATGAGAACAGACGAGCAACAAGATCCATTTATTCGATATTCTCAAGTCTGTATCTAGTCTATAACCTTCTGCGTCCTTACTTACATAACAAAAAACAAGACCTTATTGCTCAAGCAAGAGAAATGGTGCCAGTACACACATAATACACACATCGTTCTACTTGGCGCAAAATTAGCACTCAGAAAGGAAATCCAAATATTCTGAGAGACAGATATCAGGGTTTTAAGTAAAATTAGAAGTTTGCTGTAACACCAAGTTTATTAGAACTAACAACACTAACACTCTCGCACTCCTCAGACTTTATGTCTACTCAAATTTCAACAGAACTTTAGTAGGAAAGCACTAAATGTGGCAGCAAAAGGAAACTCCATACTAGCTTAATGCTAGGTAATTAGGAATCTGACCCAACAAAGCCAGCAATTAgcagtactccctccatcccgcAAAGGATGCCTcagatttggatgtatctagtcagaatttagtgtg
This region of Lolium perenne isolate Kyuss_39 chromosome 2, Kyuss_2.0, whole genome shotgun sequence genomic DNA includes:
- the LOC127332790 gene encoding probable mitochondrial saccharopine dehydrogenase-like oxidoreductase At5g39410; translated protein: MATPATEPEPEVFDVVIFGASGFTGKYVIREALKFLPPNASPLRTLALAGRSRDRVAAALRWAAAPGPAPDVPILVADASDPASLAALASRARVLLSCAGPFRLYGHQVAAACAEAGADCLDISGEPEFMERVEADLHEVAARNGSLIVSACGFDSIPAELGFFFNSRQWDPPSAPVSIVAHLSLESHKKIVGNFATFESAVLGFASASKLQALRRSRPRLAKPRIPGPPPPTGPLIKHDKALGLWVMKLPSADTVVVKRTLSKVTQHPEGLPGVEETPDFAERRQEFWSSVKPAHFGVKIGTRSILGVIPMICTGLFIGILGGFSFGRSLLLKFPALFSMGWFRKSGPTEAEVSSASFKMWFVGHGYGDSTRAAGRGGKPDKEIVTRVSGPEIGYITTPIVLIQSALVLLSQRGNLPKGGVYTPGAVFGPTDLQKRLEENGLSFDVISRRTLP